One stretch of Amycolatopsis sp. 195334CR DNA includes these proteins:
- a CDS encoding glucose 1-dehydrogenase: MGRLDGKVALITGAARGQGAAAARRFVDEGARVVAADVADELGEKLAAELGDACVYQHLDVTDEDAWPVATGRAAEAFGRLDVLVNNAGVLFFSALEQTKLADYERVIRVNQIGTFLGMRAAVGPLTEAGGGSIVNVSSVEGLAGMPFLTAYTASKFAIRGMTKVAALELGERGIRVNSVHPGAIDTAMITDALGGAPVDMGFVGKKVALGRVGQAEEIAALVAFLASDDSSYCTGSEFVADGGATATHALKV, from the coding sequence ATGGGCAGGCTCGACGGCAAGGTAGCGCTGATCACCGGCGCGGCCAGGGGACAGGGTGCGGCCGCGGCCCGGCGGTTCGTCGACGAGGGCGCGCGGGTGGTGGCCGCCGACGTGGCGGACGAACTGGGCGAGAAGCTCGCCGCCGAGCTCGGGGACGCGTGCGTCTACCAGCACCTCGACGTGACCGACGAGGACGCCTGGCCGGTGGCGACCGGCCGCGCGGCCGAGGCGTTCGGCAGGCTCGACGTCCTGGTCAACAACGCGGGCGTGCTGTTCTTCTCCGCGCTGGAGCAGACCAAGCTGGCCGACTACGAGCGGGTGATCCGGGTGAACCAGATCGGCACCTTCCTCGGCATGCGTGCGGCGGTCGGCCCGCTGACCGAGGCAGGCGGCGGCTCGATCGTGAACGTGTCCTCTGTGGAGGGTCTGGCCGGGATGCCGTTCCTGACCGCCTACACGGCGAGCAAGTTCGCCATCCGGGGGATGACCAAGGTGGCCGCGCTGGAACTGGGCGAGCGCGGGATCCGGGTCAACTCGGTGCACCCCGGCGCGATCGACACCGCGATGATCACCGACGCGCTCGGCGGCGCGCCGGTGGACATGGGGTTCGTCGGCAAGAAGGTGGCACTGGGCCGGGTCGGCCAGGCCGAGGAGATCGCCGCGCTGGTCGCGTTCCTGGCCAGTGACGACAGTTCGTACTGCACGGGGAGTGAGTTCGTGGCGGATGGCGGGGCGACCGCCACGCACGCCCTGAAGGTCTGA
- a CDS encoding 3-oxoacyl-ACP reductase: protein MDGRTAIVTGAGGGLGRAEALALAKAGASVVVNDVTEPAGVVEEIEAAGGKAVAVTGDIGERATADALLEAAVGQFGGLHVVVNNAGVLRDRMLFGMSDEEWDLVLRVHLRGHFLLSRNASAYWRNKSKVDGQPVYGRVVNTASEAFLLGAPGQPNYSAAKAGIVALTMSTARGLSKYGVRANAICPRARTAMTKDVFGDAPEGVDPLSVEHVAPLVAYLASPGAARINGQVFVVHGGMVALLAPPSIEQRFDTGNQLWRQDELEDQLGGYFADRDPERMFVTQEVLSLP, encoded by the coding sequence ATGGACGGCCGGACCGCGATCGTCACCGGGGCCGGTGGCGGGCTGGGCCGCGCGGAAGCGCTGGCGCTGGCGAAGGCCGGGGCCTCGGTGGTGGTCAACGACGTGACCGAACCCGCCGGGGTGGTCGAGGAGATCGAGGCCGCGGGTGGCAAGGCCGTCGCGGTCACCGGGGACATCGGCGAACGCGCCACCGCGGACGCGCTGCTCGAAGCCGCCGTCGGGCAGTTCGGCGGACTGCACGTGGTGGTGAACAACGCCGGCGTACTGCGCGACAGGATGCTGTTCGGCATGTCCGACGAGGAGTGGGACCTGGTGCTCCGGGTGCACCTGCGCGGGCACTTCCTGCTCTCCCGCAACGCCTCCGCCTACTGGCGCAACAAGTCCAAAGTAGACGGACAGCCGGTGTACGGCCGGGTGGTGAACACCGCGTCCGAGGCGTTCCTGCTCGGAGCGCCCGGCCAGCCGAACTACTCGGCGGCGAAGGCGGGCATCGTCGCGCTGACCATGTCCACCGCGCGGGGCCTGAGCAAGTACGGCGTGCGCGCCAACGCGATCTGCCCGCGCGCCCGAACGGCGATGACCAAAGACGTCTTCGGGGACGCGCCCGAAGGCGTCGACCCGCTGTCGGTCGAGCACGTGGCGCCGCTGGTCGCCTACCTCGCTTCACCCGGCGCGGCGCGGATCAACGGCCAGGTCTTCGTGGTGCACGGGGGCATGGTGGCGCTGCTCGCGCCGCCGTCGATCGAGCAGCGGTTCGACACCGGGAACCAGCTGTGGCGCCAGGACGAACTCGAAGACCAGCTCGGCGGGTACTTCGCCGACCGCGATCCGGAGCGCATGTTCGTCACGCAGGAGGTCCTTTCCCTGCCGTAG
- a CDS encoding acyl-CoA dehydrogenase family protein, with product MRIGYTEAQEKLADELRSYFARLMTPERREALGAGGAEYGKDGAYQEIVRELGQDGWLAIGWPEEYGGQARSMLDQLVFTDEAAAAGVPVPFLTINTVGPTIMRYGTEEQKAFYLPRIAAGELHFSIGYSEPGAGTDLASLSTRAVRDGDEYVINGQKMWTSLIEYADYVWLAVRTDPEAKKHRGISILVVPTTAEGFSWTKVRTVAGPGTSATYYSDVRVPVSARIAEENKGWPLITNQLNHERVALTSAAPIRTALAEVREWAQKTQAPDGRRVIDAEWVRLHLARVHAHADYLKLRNWKIAWAAAEQELGPGEASATKVFGTEFALEAYRLLMEVLGAGAVVREGSPGALLHGRIERLHRSALILTFGGGTNEVQRDLIAATTLGLPVTR from the coding sequence ATGCGGATCGGTTACACCGAGGCGCAGGAAAAACTGGCGGACGAACTGCGCTCCTACTTCGCCCGGCTGATGACCCCCGAACGCCGCGAGGCACTGGGTGCCGGCGGTGCCGAGTACGGCAAGGACGGCGCCTACCAGGAGATCGTGCGCGAGCTGGGCCAGGACGGCTGGCTCGCGATCGGCTGGCCGGAGGAGTACGGCGGGCAGGCGCGGTCGATGCTCGACCAGCTGGTGTTCACCGACGAGGCGGCGGCCGCGGGCGTGCCGGTGCCCTTCCTGACCATCAACACCGTCGGCCCGACGATCATGCGTTACGGCACCGAGGAGCAGAAGGCGTTCTACCTGCCCCGGATCGCCGCGGGCGAGTTGCACTTCTCGATCGGCTACTCCGAACCCGGCGCCGGCACCGACCTGGCCTCGCTGAGCACCCGCGCGGTCCGCGACGGCGACGAGTACGTGATCAACGGCCAGAAGATGTGGACCAGCCTGATCGAGTACGCCGACTACGTCTGGCTCGCCGTGCGCACCGATCCCGAGGCGAAAAAGCACCGCGGCATCAGCATCCTGGTCGTACCCACCACCGCCGAGGGCTTCTCCTGGACCAAGGTCCGCACGGTCGCGGGCCCCGGCACCAGCGCGACGTACTACTCGGACGTGCGCGTACCGGTCAGCGCGCGGATCGCCGAGGAGAACAAGGGCTGGCCGCTGATCACCAACCAGCTCAACCACGAACGCGTCGCGCTGACCTCCGCCGCCCCGATCCGCACCGCGCTCGCCGAGGTGCGGGAGTGGGCGCAGAAGACCCAGGCCCCGGACGGGCGGCGGGTGATCGACGCCGAGTGGGTCCGGTTGCACCTGGCCCGCGTGCACGCCCACGCCGACTACCTCAAGCTGCGCAACTGGAAGATCGCCTGGGCCGCCGCCGAACAGGAGCTCGGCCCCGGCGAGGCCTCGGCGACCAAGGTGTTCGGCACCGAGTTCGCGCTGGAGGCTTACCGGTTGCTGATGGAGGTGCTCGGTGCCGGTGCCGTGGTGCGCGAGGGTTCACCGGGCGCGCTGCTGCACGGCCGGATCGAACGCCTGCACCGCTCCGCGCTGATCCTCACCTTCGGCGGTGGCACCAACGAGGTGCAGCGCGACCTGATCGCCGCCACCACGCTCGGCCTGCCGGTCACGCGCTGA
- a CDS encoding acyl-CoA dehydrogenase family protein, with protein sequence MDFSLTEAQRDLGGLTRRILAGKLDPKSWEPHGSGGFDRALWTELARAGILDAALPSAAGGGGFGLLEQCSVLIELGRMVAPVPYLPSITMAASALAEFGAGKQLETLVPVLRGERVLTAAVPDAGDPAAFTAEPDGDGWRLTGAQTAVPAAVFADALLIAAGDAVFVVDRDAAEISAQEVVDRGDAGLVELDAVHVDASARLGGTGVAEWIRLRGTTGLCAYQLGTVERALEMTTEYAKERKQFDNVIASFQAVRQRLADAYTDVEAVRLTLWQAAWRLSEGLPADEEVATAKFWAAEAGHRVAHTAVHLHGGIGIDVDYPLHRYFVAAKRAEFTLGGATAQLRRLGDLISG encoded by the coding sequence ATGGACTTCTCGCTGACCGAGGCGCAGCGCGACCTCGGCGGGCTCACCCGCCGCATCCTCGCCGGGAAACTGGACCCGAAGTCGTGGGAACCCCACGGTTCCGGCGGTTTCGACCGTGCACTGTGGACAGAGCTGGCCCGGGCGGGCATTCTCGACGCCGCCCTGCCGTCGGCTGCCGGGGGCGGTGGTTTCGGCCTGCTGGAGCAGTGCTCGGTGCTGATCGAGCTCGGCCGCATGGTGGCCCCCGTGCCGTACCTTCCCAGCATCACCATGGCCGCCTCCGCACTGGCCGAGTTCGGCGCCGGCAAGCAGTTGGAGACCCTGGTGCCGGTCCTGCGCGGCGAGCGGGTGCTGACCGCGGCGGTGCCCGACGCCGGTGACCCCGCCGCCTTCACCGCCGAACCCGACGGCGACGGCTGGCGCCTCACCGGCGCGCAGACCGCCGTCCCCGCCGCCGTCTTCGCCGACGCCCTGCTGATCGCCGCCGGTGACGCGGTTTTTGTGGTCGACCGGGACGCGGCGGAGATCTCCGCGCAGGAGGTCGTCGACCGCGGCGACGCGGGTCTCGTCGAACTCGACGCCGTCCACGTCGACGCCTCGGCCCGGCTCGGCGGCACCGGGGTCGCCGAGTGGATCCGCCTGCGCGGTACCACCGGCCTGTGCGCGTACCAGCTCGGCACGGTCGAGCGCGCACTGGAGATGACCACCGAGTACGCCAAGGAGCGCAAGCAGTTCGACAACGTCATCGCCTCCTTCCAGGCCGTCCGGCAACGCCTCGCCGACGCCTACACCGACGTGGAAGCGGTCCGCCTGACGCTGTGGCAGGCCGCCTGGCGCCTGTCCGAAGGCCTGCCCGCCGACGAGGAGGTGGCCACCGCCAAGTTCTGGGCGGCCGAAGCCGGGCACCGGGTCGCGCACACCGCGGTGCACCTGCACGGCGGGATCGGCATCGACGTGGACTACCCGCTGCACCGGTATTTCGTGGCGGCCAAACGCGCGGAATTCACCCTCGGCGGCGCCACCGCGCAACTGCGGCGGCTCGGTGACCTGATCTCCGGCTGA
- a CDS encoding isopenicillin N synthase family oxygenase: MDLSRFRVPRQRERFLAELRHAAHEVGFFYLVGHGVAPETTQAVVDSARRFFALPQAQRLEIENVHSPQFRGYTRTGTEHTAGGADWREQLDIGPERPALDLTESDPPYLRLIGPNQWPSALPELRDVVLLWQSEALRVAREVLRALAVALGQELTYFDRWFDAEAAVHLKVVHYPPREPGGTDQGVGSHKDYGFLALLQQDEVGGLQVQTADGAWIDATPIPDSFVVNIGEMLEIATNGYLRATQHRVLSPPAEVDRYSIPFFLAPRLDAVIEPIDLPPDLAAAARGVTQDENNPLLAAYGENALLGWLRSHPRVADRWWLTAAEQH; encoded by the coding sequence TTGGATCTGTCCCGTTTCCGGGTGCCGAGGCAGCGGGAACGATTCCTGGCCGAACTGCGCCACGCCGCGCACGAAGTCGGTTTCTTCTACCTCGTCGGACACGGCGTCGCCCCGGAAACCACCCAGGCGGTCGTCGATTCGGCGCGGCGGTTCTTCGCCCTGCCCCAGGCGCAGCGGCTGGAAATCGAGAATGTGCATTCTCCCCAATTCCGCGGGTACACGCGCACCGGCACGGAGCACACCGCCGGTGGCGCGGACTGGCGCGAGCAACTCGACATCGGCCCCGAGCGGCCCGCGCTGGACCTGACCGAGAGCGATCCCCCGTACCTGCGCCTGATCGGCCCGAACCAGTGGCCGTCGGCGTTGCCCGAACTGCGGGACGTGGTGCTGCTCTGGCAGTCCGAGGCGCTGCGCGTCGCCCGTGAGGTGCTGCGGGCACTGGCCGTCGCGCTCGGCCAGGAACTGACGTATTTCGACCGCTGGTTCGACGCGGAAGCGGCGGTGCACCTGAAGGTGGTGCACTACCCGCCCCGCGAACCCGGTGGCACCGACCAGGGCGTCGGTTCGCACAAGGACTACGGTTTCCTCGCTCTCCTGCAACAGGACGAAGTCGGCGGCCTCCAGGTCCAGACCGCGGACGGTGCCTGGATCGACGCCACCCCGATCCCGGACAGTTTTGTGGTGAACATCGGCGAAATGCTGGAAATCGCCACGAACGGCTACCTGCGCGCGACACAGCACCGCGTCCTCAGCCCACCCGCCGAGGTCGATCGTTATTCCATCCCCTTTTTCCTCGCCCCGCGCCTGGACGCGGTGATCGAGCCGATCGACCTACCGCCCGACCTGGCCGCCGCCGCCCGCGGCGTCACCCAGGACGAGAACAACCCGCTTCTGGCCGCCTACGGGGAAAACGCGTTGCTCGGCTGGCTGCGCTCACACCCCCGCGTCGCCGACCGCTGGTGGCTCACCGCGGCCGAGCAGCACTGA
- a CDS encoding bifunctional GNAT family N-acetyltransferase/acetate--CoA ligase family protein, producing MSTENDSAEPDLRESYDYPRHWEADVLLSDGGTVHLRPVVPDDADGLVALHGRLSERTRYLRYFGAYPRIPQRDLERFSRVDHHDRVAFAAMLGDNIVAVGRYERLDRGPSAEVAFVVDDAHQGRGLGSILLEHLAAAASERGLRRFVAEVLAENPQMVRVFRDAGYQVSRAIEEGVLHLEFDIDPTEESLAVARSREQAAEARSVHNLLHPRSVAVIGASTDPTKIGYVALTNLLTADFAGTVYPVNPEHRSVRGVRAYPSVVDIPDPVDLAVVAVPADQVESVLDGALEKGVKTLLIVSGGFAEAGPHGLHAELRLVGEARAHGMRVVGPNALGVLNTDRTVRLNATLAPRLPASGRAGFFCQSGALGTAILADAEARGLGLSTFVSAGNRADVSGNDLLQYWETDPGTDLVLLYLESFGNPRKFARLARRLGRTKPIVAVKSGRHAVRPQLAATSAEVDEASVQALFEQAGVVRVDTLAQLFDTALVFAHQPLPAGPRVGIVGNSSAIGLLAADTARAQGLRLAFEPVDVGPQASPEEFAGAVREALNSAETDALVVVFVPPLAIPGTTYARALREVVQELRKEKPIVSTFLAAEGVPDELAVRADDGAPTRGSVPSYPSPERAVNALARVIRYAAWQQRPQGALTRPAGLHVEQAQVIVNEILGTEDGQTTVLADEDVVRLLGCYGIEVVPFQVVSSADEAVASAAELGYPVVLKAVDERLRGRPDLAGVRLDLSAEDSVRAAYRDLREVSGEDDMYVQAMAPKGLSCVIGLQDDPSFGTLVSFGLSGLVSTLLGDRAYRAVPLTDVDAATLIREPRTAPLLTGYRGDEPADLAALQDLVLRVAALAEDNPEVRSLVLDPILASPDGAFVVYGRVVLGPPPSRPDTGPRRLRPINAPRD from the coding sequence ATGAGCACCGAGAACGACTCGGCGGAGCCCGATCTGCGGGAGTCCTACGACTACCCGCGGCACTGGGAGGCCGACGTCCTGCTCTCCGACGGCGGCACCGTCCACCTGCGACCGGTGGTGCCCGACGACGCGGACGGGCTGGTCGCGTTGCACGGCAGGCTCTCCGAGCGCACCCGGTACCTGCGGTACTTCGGCGCCTACCCGCGCATCCCGCAGCGCGACCTCGAGCGGTTCTCGCGGGTGGACCACCACGACCGGGTCGCGTTCGCGGCGATGCTGGGCGACAACATCGTCGCGGTAGGGCGGTACGAGCGGCTCGACCGGGGGCCGTCGGCCGAGGTGGCCTTCGTTGTGGACGACGCGCACCAGGGGCGCGGGCTCGGCTCGATCCTGCTGGAGCACCTCGCCGCGGCGGCGTCCGAGCGGGGGCTGCGCCGGTTCGTGGCCGAGGTGCTCGCCGAGAACCCGCAGATGGTGCGGGTGTTCCGCGACGCCGGGTACCAGGTCAGCCGGGCGATCGAGGAGGGCGTGCTGCACCTGGAGTTCGACATCGACCCGACTGAGGAGTCGCTGGCGGTGGCGCGTTCGCGTGAGCAGGCCGCCGAGGCCCGGAGCGTGCACAACCTGCTGCACCCTCGTTCGGTCGCGGTGATCGGGGCGTCCACCGATCCGACCAAGATCGGGTACGTGGCGCTGACGAACCTGCTCACCGCGGACTTCGCCGGCACCGTCTACCCGGTCAACCCGGAACACCGGTCGGTGCGCGGGGTGCGGGCCTATCCGTCCGTTGTGGACATTCCCGACCCGGTGGATCTCGCGGTGGTGGCGGTGCCCGCCGACCAGGTCGAGTCGGTGCTCGACGGGGCGCTGGAGAAGGGCGTGAAAACCCTGCTGATCGTCTCCGGCGGGTTCGCCGAGGCCGGGCCGCACGGGTTGCACGCCGAACTGCGGCTGGTCGGCGAGGCCCGTGCGCACGGGATGCGGGTGGTCGGGCCGAACGCGCTCGGGGTGCTCAACACCGACCGGACCGTCCGGCTCAACGCCACGCTCGCGCCGCGGCTGCCGGCGAGCGGGCGGGCCGGGTTCTTCTGCCAGTCGGGTGCGCTGGGCACCGCGATCCTCGCCGACGCCGAGGCACGCGGGCTGGGGCTGTCGACCTTCGTCTCGGCGGGCAACCGGGCCGACGTCTCCGGCAACGACCTGCTCCAGTACTGGGAAACGGACCCGGGTACCGATCTGGTGCTGCTGTACCTGGAGTCGTTCGGCAATCCGCGCAAGTTCGCCAGGCTGGCGCGGCGGCTCGGGCGGACCAAGCCGATCGTGGCGGTGAAGTCGGGGCGTCACGCGGTGCGGCCGCAGCTCGCCGCGACCTCGGCCGAGGTGGACGAGGCGAGTGTGCAGGCGCTGTTCGAGCAGGCCGGGGTGGTGCGGGTGGACACGCTCGCCCAGCTCTTCGACACCGCGCTGGTCTTCGCGCACCAGCCGCTGCCCGCGGGGCCGCGGGTCGGCATCGTGGGCAACTCCAGCGCGATCGGGCTGCTCGCCGCGGACACCGCTCGGGCGCAGGGGCTGCGGCTCGCGTTCGAACCGGTGGACGTCGGACCGCAGGCCTCGCCGGAGGAGTTCGCCGGTGCCGTGCGCGAGGCGCTGAACTCGGCTGAGACCGACGCGCTGGTGGTCGTTTTTGTGCCGCCGCTGGCGATTCCGGGCACCACCTACGCCCGCGCGCTGCGTGAGGTGGTGCAGGAACTGCGCAAGGAGAAGCCGATCGTCTCGACCTTCCTCGCCGCGGAAGGGGTGCCGGACGAGCTGGCCGTGCGCGCGGACGACGGGGCGCCCACCCGTGGTTCGGTGCCTTCGTACCCGAGTCCGGAACGCGCGGTGAACGCGCTGGCGCGGGTGATCCGGTACGCGGCGTGGCAGCAGCGGCCGCAGGGGGCGCTGACCCGGCCGGCCGGACTGCACGTCGAGCAGGCACAGGTGATCGTGAACGAGATCCTCGGCACGGAGGACGGGCAGACCACCGTGCTCGCCGACGAGGACGTGGTGCGGCTGCTCGGCTGCTACGGCATCGAGGTGGTGCCGTTCCAGGTGGTGTCCTCCGCCGACGAGGCGGTCGCGTCGGCGGCCGAACTGGGTTACCCGGTGGTGCTCAAGGCGGTGGACGAACGGCTGCGCGGGCGGCCGGACCTGGCCGGGGTGCGGCTCGACCTGTCCGCCGAGGACTCGGTGCGCGCCGCCTACCGCGACCTGCGCGAGGTCTCCGGCGAGGACGACATGTACGTGCAGGCCATGGCGCCCAAGGGCCTGTCGTGCGTGATCGGGCTGCAGGACGACCCGTCCTTCGGCACGCTGGTCTCCTTCGGCCTGTCCGGGCTGGTGAGCACGTTGCTGGGGGACCGGGCCTACCGGGCGGTGCCGCTGACCGACGTGGACGCGGCGACGCTGATCCGGGAGCCGCGGACCGCGCCGCTGCTCACCGGTTACCGCGGTGACGAACCCGCCGACCTGGCCGCGCTGCAGGACCTGGTGCTGCGGGTGGCGGCACTCGCCGAGGACAACCCGGAGGTCCGGTCGCTCGTGCTGGACCCGATCCTGGCCTCGCCGGACGGTGCCTTCGTGGTCTACGGCCGGGTGGTGCTCGGGCCGCCACCTTCCCGCCCGGACACCGGTCCGCGCCGCCTTCGCCCGATCAACGCGCCGCGGGATTGA
- a CDS encoding acetoin utilization protein AcuC — protein sequence MHPSAVVWDPALLGYDLGGEHPFNPVRLELTIRLARELGVLEDVELLVPEAATEKELYRIHVPEYLEAVKQAPMVGWDVGHGLGTTDNPVFSGMHDSAALVVGSTLLGARKLAEGEADRAVSIAGGLHHAMPDRAAGFCVYNDCSIAISWLLDHGFDRIAYVDTDVHHGDGVQAAFYNDPRVLTVSLHQHPFTLWPGTGYSAETGAEGAEGTSVNIPLPPHTRDPGWLRAFHAIVPSLLEQFQPQLLVTQCGVDSHEEDPLADLSLSVDGHREIYRTLRELAQRYAGGKWLAVGGGGYQLIRVVPRSWTHLLATVLDRDVSPETPLPPGWRDTVSRAAPEAELPLKMTDEADTTHRPWGDGQDDPVDIAIRDTRRAVFPLHGLDPDDPRD from the coding sequence ATGCACCCCTCCGCCGTCGTCTGGGATCCCGCGCTACTGGGCTACGACCTGGGTGGTGAGCACCCGTTCAACCCGGTCCGCCTGGAGCTGACCATCCGGCTCGCCCGTGAGCTGGGCGTGCTCGAGGACGTCGAGTTGCTGGTGCCGGAGGCGGCCACGGAGAAAGAGCTGTACCGGATCCACGTGCCCGAGTACCTGGAGGCGGTCAAGCAGGCGCCGATGGTCGGCTGGGACGTCGGGCACGGGCTCGGGACCACCGACAACCCGGTGTTCTCGGGGATGCACGACTCGGCGGCGCTGGTGGTCGGCTCCACCCTGCTCGGCGCGCGCAAGCTGGCCGAGGGCGAGGCCGATCGCGCGGTCAGCATCGCGGGCGGGCTGCACCACGCGATGCCCGACCGGGCCGCCGGCTTCTGCGTCTACAACGACTGCTCGATCGCGATCTCGTGGCTGCTGGACCACGGGTTCGACCGGATCGCGTACGTGGACACCGACGTGCACCACGGTGACGGGGTGCAGGCGGCCTTCTACAACGACCCGCGGGTGCTGACCGTCTCGCTGCACCAGCACCCGTTCACGTTGTGGCCCGGCACCGGCTACTCGGCGGAGACCGGAGCGGAGGGGGCCGAGGGCACCTCGGTGAACATCCCGCTGCCGCCGCACACGCGGGATCCCGGGTGGTTGCGCGCGTTCCACGCGATCGTGCCGTCGCTGCTGGAGCAGTTCCAGCCGCAGCTGCTGGTCACGCAGTGCGGGGTGGACTCGCACGAGGAGGATCCGCTGGCCGACCTGTCGCTCTCGGTCGACGGGCACCGCGAGATCTACCGGACGCTGCGCGAGCTGGCGCAGCGGTACGCAGGGGGCAAGTGGCTGGCCGTCGGCGGTGGTGGTTACCAGCTGATCCGCGTGGTGCCGCGGTCGTGGACGCACTTGCTGGCCACCGTGCTCGACCGCGACGTGAGCCCGGAAACCCCGTTGCCGCCGGGGTGGCGGGACACGGTGAGCCGGGCCGCGCCCGAGGCCGAGCTGCCGTTGAAGATGACCGACGAGGCCGACACCACCCACCGCCCGTGGGGCGACGGGCAGGACGATCCGGTGGACATCGCCATCCGCGACACCCGGCGCGCGGTCTTTCCCTTGCACGGGCTCGATCCGGACGATCCGAGGGACTGA
- a CDS encoding sulfurtransferase, protein MSPLITTAELAGLLDGPLDSRPTVLDVRWRLAGPPGVESFRAGHIPSAVFADLDTALAAPPGEGGRHPLPEPTALQEALRLAGVDEGRLVVAYDDADSSVAARAWWLLRWAGHAEVAVLDGGFAAWEAEGRPVTTEEEAPLPGNVVVRPGGMPVLNADEAAELARDGVLLDARAPERYAGETEPVDPRAGHIPGARNAPFSAHSDGDGHWRTPEELARHFADLGVGTITPVGAYCGSGVTASSVVLALEIAGHPAPASLYTGSWSHWSRDPERPAATGHEPG, encoded by the coding sequence ATGTCCCCCTTGATCACGACCGCGGAGCTGGCCGGCCTGCTGGACGGCCCGCTCGATTCGCGACCCACCGTATTGGATGTCCGCTGGCGTCTCGCCGGGCCTCCCGGGGTCGAGTCGTTCCGTGCCGGGCACATCCCCTCGGCCGTGTTCGCCGATCTCGACACCGCGCTGGCCGCGCCGCCGGGGGAGGGCGGCAGGCACCCGCTGCCCGAGCCCACCGCGCTGCAGGAAGCACTGCGCCTGGCCGGGGTGGACGAGGGCAGGCTGGTGGTCGCCTACGACGATGCCGACTCGTCGGTGGCGGCGCGGGCCTGGTGGCTGCTGCGCTGGGCGGGGCACGCCGAGGTGGCCGTGCTGGATGGCGGGTTCGCCGCGTGGGAGGCCGAGGGCAGGCCGGTGACCACCGAGGAAGAGGCGCCTCTACCGGGCAACGTCGTGGTGCGGCCGGGTGGCATGCCGGTGTTGAACGCCGATGAAGCAGCCGAGCTGGCACGTGACGGCGTGCTGCTGGACGCTCGCGCTCCGGAGCGGTACGCGGGCGAGACGGAGCCGGTCGATCCGCGGGCCGGGCACATCCCGGGCGCGCGCAACGCCCCGTTCAGCGCGCACTCCGACGGCGACGGGCACTGGCGCACGCCCGAGGAGCTGGCCCGCCACTTCGCCGACCTCGGGGTGGGAACGATCACGCCGGTCGGTGCGTACTGCGGCTCGGGGGTGACCGCCAGCTCGGTGGTGCTCGCGCTGGAGATCGCCGGGCACCCCGCGCCCGCCTCGCTCTACACCGGGTCCTGGTCGCACTGGTCGCGTGATCCGGAACGGCCGGCGGCCACCGGTCACGAGCCCGGCTGA
- a CDS encoding metal-dependent transcriptional regulator, with translation MNELIDTTEMYLRTIYELEEEGVVPLRARIAERLQQSGPTVSQTVARMERDGLVIVADDRHLKLTDHGRELAIAVMRKHRLAERLLLDVIGLEWEHVHKEACRWEHVMSEAVERKLVKLLNNPTTSPYGNPIPGLDKLGAGDPAPDAEADLVRLDEFARAGGGKVEIRRIAEHVQQDETLMTELNSVGLVPGQTVSVSRANGAGSTIEITGESISVQVAPSVLHAVLAQAR, from the coding sequence GTGAACGAGCTCATCGACACCACAGAGATGTACCTGCGCACGATCTACGAGCTCGAGGAAGAGGGCGTCGTTCCGCTGCGCGCCCGCATCGCCGAGCGTCTCCAGCAGAGTGGCCCCACGGTGAGTCAGACGGTCGCCAGGATGGAACGCGACGGCCTGGTCATCGTCGCCGACGACCGGCACCTCAAGCTCACCGATCACGGCCGTGAGCTGGCGATCGCGGTCATGCGCAAGCACCGCCTCGCCGAACGCCTGCTGCTCGACGTGATCGGCCTCGAGTGGGAGCACGTGCACAAGGAAGCGTGCCGCTGGGAGCACGTGATGAGCGAGGCGGTCGAGCGCAAGCTGGTCAAGCTGCTCAACAACCCGACCACCTCCCCGTACGGCAACCCGATCCCCGGCCTGGACAAGCTGGGCGCCGGTGACCCGGCCCCCGACGCCGAGGCCGACCTGGTCCGCCTGGACGAGTTCGCCCGCGCCGGTGGCGGCAAGGTGGAGATCCGCCGGATCGCCGAGCACGTGCAGCAGGACGAAACCCTGATGACCGAGCTGAACTCGGTCGGCCTGGTCCCCGGCCAGACGGTCAGCGTGAGCCGGGCCAACGGCGCCGGTTCCACCATCGAGATCACCGGCGAGAGCATCAGCGTCCAGGTCGCGCCCTCGGTCCTGCACGCGGTACTGGCGCAGGCACGGTGA